One window of the Salvia splendens isolate huo1 chromosome 1, SspV2, whole genome shotgun sequence genome contains the following:
- the LOC121809677 gene encoding uncharacterized protein LOC121809677: protein MADNNDISNTTPTSPIFLHNHSVPSKLSDVYYLSWKQQILATVRGYGLEGFLKGESVVPPKMIQVEGSSQSTLNLKFVTWHRQDQLLSAWIKSSLSESTMVLVVGLNSSQETMKKDVLPMSVNLSKVKICCDLLGSAGCKIPEEDHILHILGGLGSEYDPVVVVITSKPDLISYTLVGNQEISQEEVDRLMLEVNEEEVDLGEAEVVEAGLEAID from the exons ATGGCAGACAACAATGATATATCAAATACCACTCCTACTTCACCTATTTTCCTTCACAATCACTCTGTACCATCCAAACTTTCTGATGTATATTATCTGTCATGGAAGCAACAGATTTTAGCCACCGTTAGAGGCTACGGGCTTGAGGGATTTCTCAAGGGAGAGTCAGTAGTTCCTCCTAAAATGATTCAAGTTGAAGGTTCCTCGCAAAGCACGCTCAACCTTAAGTTTGTGACTTGGCATCGCCAAGATCAGTTGTTATCTGCGTGGATTAAATCGTCTCTTTCAGAGAGCACTATGGTACTTGTTGTTGGCCTAAACTCCAGTCAAGAG ACTATGAAGAAAGATGTATTGCCGATGAGTGTGAACTTGAGCAAGGTAAAGATATGTTGTGACTTACTCGGATCTGCAGGATGTAAAATCCCTGAAGAGGACCACATTCTTCACATTCTTGGAGGTCTAGGTTCGGAGTATGATCCTGTTGTGGTGGTGATTACATCCAAACCTGAT CTAATCTCCTACACTCTGGTGGGCAACCAAGAGATCAGCCAAGAGGAAGTAGACAGACTTATGCTAGAGGTGAATGAGGAAGAAGTGGATTTAGGGGAGGCAGAGGTGGTCGAGGCAGGTTTGGAGGCAATCGATTGA